CAGGCGATCCTCGCCGGCGCGTTGCTGCTGAACTCGTCGGAAGAGTCGACGCGTCTCTCGCGACGCGTCCTCAGCTTTCTTTTCTTCTGCTTCTCTGCGGTAGAGCTGACGCGCTCCGTAGCTGTGTTCGTGCTGCATCTCGACCCCGACAAGCTCAACGCATTGCACCTCGCTACGGGCATCATCTTTGTGGTCTTCGGCTGCATGCTGCCGCTCACGCTGGTGTGGATGTTGGGCTCGCGCTCCGAGGCGCTGCTGACGATGGAAAGCCTGATCGATCCGCTGACGCAGGTGATGAATCGCCGTGGCCTGCGCCAGGTGCTGGAACGCGAAGTGCGTCGCCTGCACACGACGCGCGGCGCATTGAGCGTGGCTGTGCTCGACCTCGACTACTTCAAGCAGCTCAACGATCGCTACGGCCACGTCACCGGCGATGCGATGCTTGCGGGCATTGCCAGGCAGTTGCGCTGCACCCTGCGCGACTCCGACCACATCGCGCGTTTCGGCGGCGAGGAGTTCGTGCTGCTGATGCCGCACACGGACGCTGATACGGCCTTGGCGCTACTGGAGCAGGTGCGACGCATGATCGAAGCCCACCACGAACTCAGCCCCGGCGCAGAGATCGTGCGCACTACCGCGAGCATCGGCGTCACCACCACGCGCGACAACCACACAGCCACCAGCGCCGCGCTGCTCC
Above is a genomic segment from Granulicella cerasi containing:
- a CDS encoding GGDEF domain-containing protein, which translates into the protein MSIDVLLFIQDVQLVCFCVLFGFIAAQHDFEPVRLWLWCAFIATAIGAMLAFLESSLPFWLSHTVHFEMLPLSIALINVSLVYFVRRWRWTIYTSFALLLASLPVQILWRTRPGHMAGFSVEDLVLGLQAILAGALLLNSSEESTRLSRRVLSFLFFCFSAVELTRSVAVFVLHLDPDKLNALHLATGIIFVVFGCMLPLTLVWMLGSRSEALLTMESLIDPLTQVMNRRGLRQVLEREVRRLHTTRGALSVAVLDLDYFKQLNDRYGHVTGDAMLAGIARQLRCTLRDSDHIARFGGEEFVLLMPHTDADTALALLEQVRRMIEAHHELSPGAEIVRTTASIGVTTTRDNHTATSAALLHEADRALYQAKETGRNIVRVFEAEAS